One region of Candidatus Peribacteraceae bacterium genomic DNA includes:
- the ribD gene encoding bifunctional diaminohydroxyphosphoribosylaminopyrimidine deaminase/5-amino-6-(5-phosphoribosylamino)uracil reductase RibD, with protein MIANDIRTGDDPRHDHFMGECLLLAEEGRGEVGNGAMVGALLVLENKIIAQGLHKGFGKAHAERDLLLHFPGTVPRDAILYVNLEPCCHVGKTPPCTDIILGKGVKRLCFGMRDPDERVCSRGEALLRGQGVQVIGPVARPSCEYFNRGFASLRKRHRPWIILKSARTPEGRSAAEDGSPLKITGEEQDRWAHTSLRSRVDAILVGVQTVISDDPRLDTRWSQNAAGRAGLQRYQPWRIILDSHLRTPLTARVVSDDNRARTVIITSPTLEAGKEDRRKELQGRGVQVWDVPVFNGSFDFPELWGVLSRPEGAFHGITSILVEGGARTWEVFREAGMVDEEVVMVGK; from the coding sequence TTGATCGCAAATGATATCCGCACCGGCGATGATCCGCGCCATGATCACTTTATGGGGGAGTGTCTTCTGTTGGCGGAGGAGGGGAGAGGTGAAGTGGGAAACGGGGCTATGGTAGGGGCTCTACTCGTATTGGAGAACAAGATAATTGCGCAAGGATTGCACAAGGGATTCGGCAAGGCGCATGCGGAACGCGATCTTCTTCTGCACTTTCCCGGCACCGTTCCTCGAGACGCCATCCTCTACGTGAACCTGGAACCGTGTTGCCATGTGGGCAAGACACCACCCTGCACGGACATCATTCTGGGCAAGGGGGTGAAGCGCCTCTGCTTCGGCATGCGGGATCCGGATGAGAGGGTCTGCAGCCGGGGGGAGGCGTTGCTCCGCGGGCAAGGGGTGCAGGTCATCGGTCCCGTTGCCCGTCCATCATGCGAGTACTTCAACCGCGGTTTCGCCAGCCTGCGGAAGCGCCACCGTCCCTGGATCATCCTCAAGAGCGCGAGGACTCCGGAGGGGCGCAGTGCGGCGGAGGACGGTTCCCCCCTCAAGATCACGGGTGAGGAACAGGACCGGTGGGCGCATACGTCCTTACGGTCACGGGTGGACGCCATCCTTGTGGGGGTACAGACGGTGATCAGTGATGATCCGAGGTTGGATACGAGATGGAGTCAGAATGCGGCGGGCAGGGCAGGGCTACAACGGTATCAGCCATGGCGCATCATCCTCGACTCGCATCTCCGTACGCCCCTTACGGCGCGTGTCGTGAGTGACGACAACCGCGCGCGAACCGTCATCATCACGTCGCCCACCTTGGAGGCGGGCAAGGAAGACCGCCGCAAGGAACTGCAGGGGAGGGGAGTGCAGGTTTGGGACGTCCCCGTTTTCAACGGCTCCTTCGACTTCCCCGAGCTTTGGGGTGTCCTCTCCCGTCCGGAAGGGGCATTCCACGGGATCACGAGCATCCTCGTGGAAGGAGGAGCGCGGACCTGGGAGGTTTTTCGGGAGGCGGGAATGGTGGATGAGGAAGTGGTGATGGTTGGTAAGTGA
- a CDS encoding YerC/YecD family TrpR-related protein, whose product MPPKKRFTDDSFRREPWFKALCQAFLTCRSEEDAANLFRDIGTLSELQAWSERLEVAKNLVRGLSYRQVAAVTGASTTTVTRVARFIENGTGGYRKVLHAHRHHRLVNEQSNNQVPSTNDPNEKRIDEQTRNVPSGSPQSTPASKGARPHPVSVLQKYLDRK is encoded by the coding sequence ATGCCCCCCAAGAAGCGCTTCACCGATGATTCCTTCCGGCGTGAGCCGTGGTTCAAGGCATTGTGCCAGGCATTCCTCACCTGCCGGTCGGAGGAGGATGCGGCGAACCTGTTCCGGGACATCGGCACGTTGAGTGAGTTGCAGGCGTGGAGCGAACGGCTGGAAGTGGCCAAGAATCTCGTCCGGGGGCTGAGCTACCGCCAGGTGGCGGCCGTCACGGGGGCCAGCACCACCACGGTCACCCGCGTGGCGCGGTTCATCGAAAACGGCACGGGAGGGTACCGCAAAGTGCTGCATGCCCATCGACACCATCGATTGGTGAATGAACAGAGCAACAACCAAGTGCCAAGCACCAATGACCCAAACGAAAAACGAATAGACGAGCAAACGAGAAACGTCCCATCCGGCTCCCCCCAATCCACACCGGCGTCGAAAGGAGCGCGGCCACATCCCGTCTCCGTCCTTCAGAAGTACCTTGATCGCAAATGA